One part of the Pannonibacter sp. XCT-53 genome encodes these proteins:
- a CDS encoding A24 family peptidase, translating into MLGLSMLEAAILVIFPTLVAFAAASDFLTMTIPNRVSLLLVGCFVVMAAAVGMPLEQVGWHLLAGALVLTVTFGMFAAGWMGGGDAKVASAIALWIGFNINLLYFAALTSAYGLLVIFAMIAFRQMPYLPAPLARQEWALRFHDYRTGIPYGIAIAAGALHVYPMTAWFAPLAN; encoded by the coding sequence ATGTTGGGTTTGTCGATGCTCGAAGCTGCCATTCTCGTGATCTTTCCGACGCTGGTTGCCTTTGCTGCGGCGTCCGATTTCCTGACCATGACGATCCCGAACCGCGTCTCGCTGCTGCTGGTCGGCTGCTTCGTGGTCATGGCGGCGGCCGTCGGCATGCCGCTCGAGCAGGTGGGCTGGCATCTTCTGGCCGGCGCTCTGGTGCTCACCGTCACCTTCGGCATGTTCGCGGCCGGCTGGATGGGCGGAGGCGACGCCAAGGTTGCGAGCGCGATCGCGCTCTGGATCGGCTTCAACATCAATCTTCTTTACTTTGCTGCGCTGACGTCGGCCTATGGCTTGCTGGTGATCTTCGCCATGATTGCCTTCCGCCAGATGCCCTATCTGCCGGCGCCGCTCGCCCGTCAGGAATGGGCCTTGCGCTTCCATGACTATCGCACCGGCATCCCTTACGGCATCGCCATTGCCGCGGGCGCGCTGCACGTCTATCCGATGACGGCCTGGTTCGCGCCGCTCGCCAACTGA
- a CDS encoding Flp family type IVb pilin yields the protein MKNIFARFAKDESGATAIEYGLIAALIGLAIIAGATALGTEIGNLFTRISDKLKTQAK from the coding sequence ATGAAGAACATTTTCGCTCGCTTTGCCAAGGATGAGTCTGGCGCGACCGCAATCGAGTACGGCCTGATCGCCGCTCTGATCGGCCTGGCGATCATCGCCGGCGCCACCGCCCTCGGAACCGAGATTGGTAACCTGTTTACCCGTATCTCCGACAAGCTGAAGACCCAGGCCAAGTAA
- a CDS encoding pilus assembly protein N-terminal domain-containing protein, with the protein MFGPAKTPAALKALAILAPALWAGTALADAEPVNVFVDRAKVFKIQQPADTVIVGNPMIADVTMHDRFTVVVTGKTAGSTNLIILDKDSKPIIDELINVGPSSTDLVTVLRGTARSTLACAPYCDATAQVGDDKDAFEITSKQMTTRDQMARGAAGGQ; encoded by the coding sequence ATGTTTGGCCCAGCGAAGACGCCAGCTGCCCTAAAGGCACTTGCAATTCTCGCCCCCGCTCTCTGGGCAGGCACTGCCCTTGCGGACGCGGAGCCGGTGAATGTCTTTGTCGACCGGGCAAAGGTGTTCAAGATCCAGCAGCCCGCAGACACGGTGATCGTGGGCAATCCGATGATCGCCGATGTCACCATGCATGACCGCTTCACGGTGGTGGTGACGGGCAAGACGGCCGGCAGCACCAACCTCATCATTCTCGACAAGGACTCCAAGCCGATCATCGACGAGCTGATCAATGTCGGCCCGTCGTCGACCGACCTTGTCACCGTCCTGCGCGGCACGGCGCGGTCCACCCTCGCCTGCGCGCCCTACTGCGACGCCACCGCCCAGGTCGGCGATGACAAGGACGCGTTCGAGATCACGTCGAAGCAGATGACGACGCGCGACCAGATGGCCAGGGGAGCCGCCGGCGGACAATGA
- a CDS encoding TadE/TadG family type IV pilus assembly protein yields the protein MTQDPLRPEGPSGPLPTARPGRRWRLFARDRSGTTAIEFAILGIPFLVLIGGILEFGVCFLVNRTLDNAMMESARLIKTGQAQTMGFDKAAFKADVCDRLTTMLCDNARLEIDVRTFDNFGQISNLPPMVGVDGNFGAGLGYTESGPGQIIVARAVYAWPMASSLLATSPADAGGKRYLYSTQVFRNEPFQTGN from the coding sequence ATGACGCAGGACCCGCTCCGCCCCGAGGGCCCGTCCGGGCCGCTGCCGACCGCCCGCCCCGGGCGGCGCTGGCGGCTGTTCGCCCGCGACCGCAGCGGCACGACGGCGATCGAGTTCGCCATTCTCGGCATTCCCTTCCTCGTGCTGATCGGCGGCATCCTGGAATTCGGCGTCTGCTTCCTCGTCAACCGGACGCTGGACAACGCGATGATGGAAAGCGCGCGCCTGATCAAGACGGGGCAGGCCCAGACGATGGGCTTCGACAAGGCCGCCTTCAAGGCCGACGTCTGCGACCGGCTGACGACCATGCTGTGCGACAATGCAAGGCTGGAAATCGACGTGCGGACCTTCGACAACTTCGGCCAGATCTCCAACCTGCCGCCGATGGTCGGCGTCGACGGCAATTTCGGGGCCGGGCTCGGCTACACCGAGAGCGGGCCAGGGCAGATCATCGTGGCCCGCGCCGTCTATGCCTGGCCGATGGCCAGCTCGCTGCTGGCGACCAGCCCCGCAGATGCCGGCGGCAAGCGCTACCTCTATTCGACGCAAGTGTTCCGCAACGAGCCGTTCCAGACCGGAAACTGA
- a CDS encoding TadE/TadG family type IV pilus assembly protein produces MSARRRLKSFKSDKRGVAAVEFALLLPMLLIILIGMAETTEALNFKRKLGQTASSLADLVSQAESISRAEISDLNVATKWIMDPFPTTGITTVTASVQFDATGKARVAWSVDEKGGTPWATGSTPPVAIPAGLNRPNTTTIVSLVKGTYTPMFAGLVTNIFPRAGTIPMEDIFFLRPRFTEAVVLN; encoded by the coding sequence ATGAGTGCGCGCCGCCGACTGAAGAGTTTCAAGTCCGACAAGCGCGGGGTGGCCGCAGTCGAGTTCGCGCTGCTGCTGCCGATGCTGCTCATCATCCTGATCGGCATGGCAGAGACGACCGAAGCGCTGAACTTCAAGCGGAAGCTTGGCCAGACGGCCAGCTCGCTCGCGGACCTGGTGTCGCAGGCGGAATCGATCTCGCGGGCCGAAATCAGCGACCTCAACGTCGCCACCAAGTGGATCATGGACCCCTTCCCGACCACCGGCATCACCACCGTGACCGCGAGCGTGCAGTTTGACGCCACCGGCAAGGCACGGGTGGCCTGGAGCGTGGACGAGAAGGGCGGTACGCCCTGGGCCACCGGCAGCACGCCGCCGGTCGCGATCCCGGCCGGCCTGAACCGCCCCAACACCACGACGATCGTGAGCCTGGTCAAGGGCACCTACACGCCGATGTTTGCGGGACTTGTCACCAACATCTTCCCGCGCGCCGGCACGATCCCGATGGAAGACATCTTCTTCCTGCGGCCCCGCTTCACCGAGGCCGTGGTCCTGAACTGA
- a CDS encoding bifunctional enoyl-CoA hydratase/phosphate acetyltransferase: MASNKTYDQISVGDSATVTRVCTANDLYIFAHASGNTNPLHLPNTDWTGDGKIDPPFAPSMWIGALISAVLGNILPGPGTVYRSQSFTFHNRVILGDTLTVSVTVLAKEADRLVRLATRVSRADGTPVADGLAEVTAPDQTITFDMTDLPALLVERHQHFDRLIGYARLLPSLTTAVIAPDDANSLGGALLAAREGLIRPVLIGARSRIEAAAAALHETLDGIEIIDIADESEAAARGVAMVHEGRVGAVMKGHLHTDHLLHHVVKRDGGLRTSRRISHVFVMDVPGRKTPVIISDAAINIAPDLMTKVDIIQNAINVGLAIGMDLPKVGILSAIETVNPAIPSSLDAAVLSKMAERGQITGGLVDGPLAMDNAIDLQAARTKGITSLVAGQAEVLIVPNLESGNMLAKELTFIAHAEAAGLVIGAKVPVMLTSRSDDDRARLASCALALLYDHWLRTGKTAVTGELGAAE, translated from the coding sequence ATGGCCAGCAACAAGACCTATGACCAGATCTCGGTCGGCGACAGCGCAACCGTGACCCGCGTCTGCACGGCGAATGACCTCTACATCTTCGCCCATGCCTCGGGGAACACCAACCCGCTGCACCTGCCCAACACCGACTGGACCGGCGACGGCAAGATCGACCCGCCGTTCGCGCCGTCCATGTGGATCGGTGCGCTGATCTCCGCTGTCCTCGGCAACATCCTGCCGGGCCCCGGCACGGTGTATCGCAGCCAGAGCTTCACCTTCCACAACCGGGTGATCCTCGGCGACACGCTGACCGTCTCGGTGACCGTGCTCGCCAAGGAAGCCGACCGGCTGGTGCGGCTGGCCACGCGGGTCAGCCGGGCCGACGGCACGCCGGTTGCCGACGGCCTCGCGGAGGTGACCGCGCCGGACCAGACCATCACCTTCGACATGACCGACCTGCCGGCCCTGCTGGTGGAACGGCACCAGCATTTCGACCGGCTGATCGGCTATGCCCGGCTGCTGCCGTCGCTGACCACCGCCGTGATCGCCCCCGATGATGCAAACTCGCTCGGCGGGGCGCTGCTGGCGGCGCGCGAGGGGCTGATCCGGCCGGTGCTGATCGGCGCCCGCTCCCGCATCGAGGCGGCGGCCGCCGCGCTGCACGAGACGCTCGACGGGATCGAGATCATCGACATTGCCGACGAGTCCGAGGCGGCAGCGCGCGGCGTGGCCATGGTGCACGAGGGCCGCGTCGGTGCGGTGATGAAGGGGCACCTGCACACAGACCACCTGCTGCATCACGTGGTCAAGCGCGATGGCGGGCTGCGCACCAGCCGGCGGATCAGCCATGTGTTCGTGATGGATGTGCCCGGCCGAAAGACGCCGGTGATCATCTCCGATGCGGCGATCAACATCGCTCCCGACCTCATGACCAAGGTCGACATCATCCAGAACGCCATCAACGTCGGGCTGGCTATCGGCATGGACCTGCCGAAGGTCGGCATCCTGTCGGCCATCGAGACGGTCAATCCGGCCATTCCCTCCAGCCTCGATGCGGCGGTGCTGTCCAAGATGGCCGAGCGCGGGCAGATCACCGGCGGGCTGGTGGACGGGCCGCTGGCGATGGACAATGCCATCGACCTGCAGGCCGCCCGCACCAAGGGCATCACCTCGCTGGTCGCCGGCCAGGCGGAGGTGCTGATCGTGCCGAACCTGGAATCCGGCAACATGCTGGCCAAGGAACTGACCTTCATCGCCCATGCGGAAGCAGCCGGGCTGGTGATCGGCGCCAAGGTGCCGGTGATGCTGACCAGCCGCTCGGATGACGACCGGGCGCGGCTGGCCTCCTGCGCGCTGGCGCTGCTTTACGACCACTGGCTGCGCACGGGGAAGACGGCGGTGACCGGCGAGCTGGGGGCGGCGGAATGA
- a CDS encoding acetate/propionate family kinase yields the protein MSGADATGAAVILVLNAGSSSIKFDLYAGTRELIRGQIEGLGAHPRLRAERPGDATVTAADLSRDLSPAEAGDHAGALGVLLELIRGTLPGLEVQAVGHRVVHGGIRHEAPVRVDGAVMAELERLVPLAPLHQPHNLAGIAAARQAFPEAMQVACFDTAFHRAHPWVNDTFALPLALYDEGVRRYGFHGLSYEYITEHLRQTMPEAAAGRLVVAHLGNGASMCAINGGRSIGSTMGFTALDGLPMGTRCGQLDPGVVLYLMQEKGMDAAAISDLLYKQSGLKGLSGLSQDMRELEAAGTPEAQRAIDYFVFRVRRELGAMAAILSGLDTLVFTGGIGENAATVRAAVCRDLGWLGVELDEARNAARETVISGAGSRVQVLALRTNEEEMIRRHTAALLAPG from the coding sequence ATGAGCGGCGCGGACGCGACCGGCGCGGCCGTGATCCTAGTTCTCAACGCGGGCTCCTCCTCGATCAAGTTCGATCTCTATGCCGGGACGCGCGAGCTGATCCGCGGCCAGATCGAGGGTCTCGGTGCCCATCCGCGGCTCAGGGCCGAGCGGCCGGGCGACGCCACGGTCACCGCAGCCGACCTGTCGCGGGATCTTTCCCCGGCGGAGGCCGGCGACCACGCCGGGGCGCTCGGCGTGCTCCTGGAGCTGATCCGGGGGACGCTGCCGGGTCTTGAGGTTCAGGCGGTGGGGCACCGGGTGGTGCATGGCGGCATCCGCCACGAGGCCCCGGTGCGCGTGGACGGGGCGGTGATGGCGGAGCTGGAGCGGCTGGTGCCGCTGGCGCCGCTGCACCAGCCGCACAACCTCGCCGGCATTGCCGCAGCGCGGCAGGCCTTTCCCGAGGCAATGCAGGTGGCCTGTTTCGACACGGCCTTCCACCGCGCCCACCCCTGGGTCAACGACACCTTCGCCCTGCCGCTGGCGCTCTATGACGAGGGCGTGCGGCGCTACGGCTTCCACGGCCTGTCCTACGAATACATCACCGAGCATCTGCGCCAGACGATGCCGGAGGCCGCAGCAGGCCGGCTGGTGGTGGCGCATCTGGGCAATGGCGCGTCGATGTGCGCGATCAACGGCGGGCGCAGCATCGGCTCGACGATGGGCTTCACCGCCCTTGACGGCCTGCCGATGGGCACGCGCTGCGGCCAGCTGGACCCGGGGGTGGTGCTCTACCTGATGCAGGAAAAGGGCATGGATGCGGCCGCCATCTCGGACCTGCTGTACAAGCAGTCCGGGCTGAAGGGCCTCTCCGGCCTGTCGCAGGACATGCGCGAGCTGGAAGCGGCCGGAACGCCCGAGGCGCAGCGGGCAATCGACTATTTCGTCTTCCGCGTCCGGCGCGAACTGGGCGCCATGGCAGCGATCCTGTCGGGGCTGGACACGCTGGTCTTCACCGGCGGCATCGGCGAGAACGCCGCCACGGTGCGCGCGGCCGTCTGCCGCGATCTCGGCTGGCTCGGCGTGGAGCTGGACGAGGCGCGCAACGCCGCGCGCGAGACGGTGATCTCCGGCGCCGGTTCACGGGTGCAGGTGCTGGCGCTGCGCACCAACGAGGAAGAGATGATCCGCCGCCACACGGCCGCACTGCTGGCACCAGGCTGA
- a CDS encoding phosphate/phosphite/phosphonate ABC transporter substrate-binding protein, producing the protein MTASLRPVIVAVLGLLALPVLGLAEGLTPLVPDAGGLDPSAVGDTGRLPAAGAGAPLSAGQRLRLGVVTGAEEGVRERVEPFREELQYRLAQPVDLFLMDTLGAATDALVRGDIDLMRLSASAYGAAETACACLDPLVVPRDGEGAEGFHAVLVTRAAEAATLAALSGGRLAIGDPAATAAFRMPLAGLAQEGIDPARFFSALVRVEGPREGLRALFDGRVDGALVWSTLIGDPEFGYSAGTLNEAFLSTRLDMDRIAVVWRSPRLPYAVMAARTDLSPALRARLRSVLSTLADDAPGAYFAIEPDFGGGYAVTDAAAVAGTLLPYRPEAQALLTRLARAAAPPPPAMPAAPQSSGQVPGQMPGQLPGQLPGQLPSQLPSQLPGQLPAEIPQATPLAQP; encoded by the coding sequence ATGACCGCTTCGCTTCGCCCTGTCATCGTCGCCGTCCTGGGTCTTCTGGCCCTGCCGGTGCTCGGGCTGGCGGAGGGCCTGACGCCACTCGTCCCCGATGCCGGGGGGCTTGATCCCTCTGCCGTCGGCGACACGGGACGTCTGCCGGCAGCCGGCGCCGGGGCGCCGCTGTCCGCCGGCCAGCGCCTGCGCCTCGGTGTCGTCACCGGTGCGGAGGAGGGCGTGCGGGAGCGGGTCGAGCCGTTCCGCGAGGAGCTGCAGTACCGCCTGGCCCAGCCGGTTGACCTGTTTCTCATGGACACGCTCGGCGCGGCGACGGATGCGCTGGTGCGCGGCGACATCGACCTCATGCGCCTGTCCGCCTCGGCCTATGGCGCGGCCGAGACCGCCTGTGCCTGTCTTGATCCGCTGGTCGTGCCGCGCGACGGCGAGGGGGCGGAGGGCTTCCACGCCGTGCTCGTCACCCGCGCCGCCGAGGCTGCGACGCTGGCTGCGCTCTCCGGAGGCCGTCTCGCCATTGGCGATCCTGCCGCGACGGCCGCCTTCCGCATGCCGTTGGCCGGTCTGGCGCAGGAAGGCATCGACCCGGCCCGCTTCTTTTCCGCGCTGGTCCGCGTTGAAGGCCCGCGCGAAGGCCTGCGCGCCCTGTTCGACGGCCGCGTCGACGGGGCGCTGGTCTGGTCCACCCTGATCGGCGATCCGGAGTTCGGCTATTCCGCCGGCACGCTCAACGAGGCGTTCCTGTCCACCCGGCTCGACATGGACCGCATTGCCGTTGTCTGGCGGTCGCCGCGCCTGCCCTATGCGGTGATGGCGGCACGCACGGATCTGTCGCCGGCGCTCCGGGCAAGGCTGCGCTCGGTGCTCTCCACCCTCGCCGACGACGCGCCGGGCGCCTATTTCGCCATCGAGCCCGACTTCGGCGGCGGCTATGCCGTCACCGACGCCGCCGCCGTCGCCGGCACCTTGCTGCCCTACCGGCCGGAGGCGCAGGCCCTGCTCACCCGCCTTGCCCGCGCCGCGGCTCCCCCGCCGCCGGCCATGCCGGCCGCGCCCCAGAGTTCCGGCCAGGTCCCCGGCCAGATGCCCGGCCAGCTTCCGGGTCAGCTTCCGGGCCAGCTCCCCAGCCAGCTCCCCAGCCAGCTCCCCGGCCAGCTCCCTGCCGAGATCCCGCAAGCGACGCCGCTCGCCCAGCCGTAG
- a CDS encoding HAD family hydrolase: MPSPVTTVVFDIGNVLIEWDPEHLYRRLIPDAAARRHFLTEVCSPDWNLEQDRGRSWSEAVAERVALYPDHADLIRAYDSGWHEMVPGEVPGSVRLLSELGDRGVPLYAITNFSAEKFVEARARFPFLGTAFRDTVVSAEERLLKPDPRIYEVLLARNGLDAASCVFIDDSLKNVEGARNVGMAAIHFTGAEALRVELRRMGFGV; encoded by the coding sequence ATGCCCTCTCCCGTGACCACGGTCGTGTTCGACATCGGCAACGTGCTGATCGAATGGGACCCGGAGCATCTCTACCGCCGCCTGATCCCGGACGCGGCGGCGCGGCGGCACTTCCTGACCGAGGTCTGTTCGCCGGACTGGAACCTCGAGCAGGATCGCGGACGAAGCTGGTCCGAGGCTGTGGCGGAGCGGGTGGCGCTTTATCCCGACCACGCCGACCTGATCCGGGCCTATGACAGCGGCTGGCACGAGATGGTGCCGGGCGAGGTGCCGGGCAGTGTCCGGCTGCTGTCGGAGCTCGGCGACCGCGGCGTTCCGCTCTATGCCATCACCAATTTCTCGGCCGAGAAATTCGTCGAGGCGCGAGCGCGCTTTCCGTTCCTCGGCACCGCCTTCCGCGACACGGTGGTGTCGGCGGAGGAGCGGCTGCTGAAGCCGGATCCGCGCATCTACGAGGTTCTTCTGGCGCGCAACGGCCTCGATGCAGCCAGCTGCGTCTTCATCGACGACAGCCTGAAGAACGTGGAAGGTGCGCGCAATGTCGGCATGGCGGCGATCCACTTCACCGGTGCGGAGGCGCTCAGGGTCGAACTCCGGCGGATGGGCTTCGGCGTTTGA
- a CDS encoding histone deacetylase family protein, translated as MKTVFSLAQLAHAPELEISDGQLTPAVEIPSRAEIVRDEVIRRRIGPLWTPQDFGRAPLERVHTPDYLDFLEGFWGRWTEAGRTRDAFPYVLPVRQLRPTPTPLAIDGALGRYAFDTGTPLTAHTWEAATASANTALTAARFLREGDRAAFALCRPPGHHAAADYYGGYCFLNNAAIAAQWLRDQGTARVAILDIDYHHGNGTQSIFYDRSDVMVLNIHADPRQDYPFFLGHADETGEKAGTGYTHNWPLPLGTDWTGYAAALEEACRWLGVYSPDVLIVSLGLDTYEADPISKFRLVSDDYLRIGARLARLGKPTLFVLEGGYAVDALGLNCVNVLEGFLAG; from the coding sequence ATGAAGACCGTATTCTCACTCGCGCAGCTCGCCCATGCGCCGGAACTGGAAATTTCCGACGGGCAGCTCACCCCGGCCGTCGAGATCCCGTCCCGCGCCGAGATCGTGCGCGACGAGGTGATCCGCCGCCGGATCGGTCCGCTCTGGACGCCGCAGGACTTCGGCCGTGCGCCGCTGGAGCGCGTCCATACGCCCGACTATCTCGACTTTCTTGAAGGCTTCTGGGGACGCTGGACCGAGGCTGGCCGGACCCGCGACGCCTTTCCCTATGTCCTGCCGGTCCGGCAGCTGCGCCCGACCCCGACACCGCTTGCCATCGACGGCGCGCTTGGCCGCTACGCCTTCGACACCGGCACGCCGCTGACGGCCCACACCTGGGAGGCCGCCACGGCCAGCGCCAACACCGCGCTCACGGCCGCCCGCTTCCTGCGCGAGGGCGACCGCGCGGCCTTCGCCCTCTGCCGCCCGCCCGGCCATCATGCCGCCGCCGACTACTACGGCGGCTACTGCTTCCTCAACAACGCCGCCATCGCCGCCCAGTGGCTGCGCGACCAGGGCACGGCGCGGGTGGCCATCCTCGACATCGACTATCACCACGGCAACGGCACCCAGTCGATCTTCTACGACCGCTCCGATGTCATGGTTCTGAACATCCATGCCGATCCCCGGCAGGATTATCCGTTCTTCCTCGGCCATGCCGACGAGACCGGCGAGAAGGCCGGCACGGGCTACACCCACAACTGGCCGCTGCCGCTTGGCACCGACTGGACGGGCTATGCGGCCGCCCTCGAGGAGGCCTGCCGCTGGCTCGGGGTCTATTCGCCCGATGTGCTGATCGTCTCGCTCGGCCTCGACACCTACGAGGCCGACCCGATCTCGAAGTTCCGCCTCGTGTCGGACGATTACCTGCGCATCGGAGCCAGGCTGGCGCGGCTCGGCAAGCCGACCCTCTTCGTCCTGGAAGGCGGCTACGCCGTCGACGCCCTCGGCCTCAACTGCGTCAACGTCCTCGAAGGCTTCCTCGCGGGATAG
- a CDS encoding aldose epimerase family protein translates to MIRPFGTLHGVAVDEVTLRAGSLEACILTYGATLRDLRLAGRPLVLGLLTLEDYLTHGAYFGALCGRYANRIAGGRFSLDGVAHQVTCNERGRTHLHGGATGFDKRIWTVEELASDAVLLSLVSPDGEEGFPGTVTLKARFRLLPSAVLSLTVTAVTDAPTLVNIAHHSYFNLDGSADVLGHRLQIMADHYLPVDALGIPTGEVAPVAGTAFDFRTLRGVAGPRTYDHTFCLAPEPVAEPQLAAVLEGASSGVSMELWTTEPGLQFYDAAGLGLPQDGPDGRRFGPHAGLCLEPQRWPDSPNRPQFAGAVLRPGRTYHQVTEFRFHPGD, encoded by the coding sequence ATGATCCGGCCCTTTGGCACCCTTCACGGCGTGGCCGTCGATGAAGTCACCCTGCGGGCCGGGTCGCTGGAAGCCTGCATCCTGACCTACGGGGCCACCCTGCGCGACCTCCGTCTCGCCGGGCGGCCCCTCGTTCTCGGGCTGCTCACGCTCGAGGACTATCTGACCCACGGTGCCTATTTCGGTGCGCTGTGCGGGCGCTACGCCAACCGCATTGCCGGCGGGCGGTTCTCGCTCGACGGGGTGGCGCACCAGGTCACGTGCAACGAGCGCGGCCGCACCCATCTGCATGGCGGGGCCACCGGCTTCGACAAGCGGATCTGGACGGTCGAGGAACTGGCATCCGATGCGGTGCTGCTGTCGCTGGTCTCGCCTGACGGGGAAGAGGGCTTTCCGGGCACGGTGACCCTCAAGGCGCGCTTCCGCCTGCTGCCGTCCGCCGTCCTCAGCCTCACCGTCACGGCCGTCACCGATGCGCCGACGCTCGTCAACATCGCCCATCACAGCTACTTCAATCTGGACGGCTCGGCCGATGTGCTCGGGCATCGCCTGCAGATCATGGCCGACCACTACCTGCCCGTCGATGCCCTCGGCATTCCGACCGGCGAGGTGGCCCCGGTTGCCGGCACGGCCTTCGATTTCCGCACCCTGCGCGGGGTGGCGGGGCCCCGGACCTATGACCATACCTTCTGCCTCGCGCCCGAACCTGTCGCCGAGCCCCAGCTCGCCGCCGTGCTGGAGGGGGCATCGTCCGGTGTCTCGATGGAACTCTGGACGACCGAGCCGGGACTGCAATTCTATGATGCCGCCGGTCTGGGCCTGCCACAGGATGGTCCCGACGGACGCCGCTTCGGTCCCCATGCCGGTCTGTGCCTCGAGCCGCAGCGCTGGCCGGACAGTCCGAACCGGCCACAGTTCGCGGGGGCTGTTCTTCGCCCCGGCAGGACCTATCATCAGGTCACCGAGTTTCGCTTTCATCCGGGAGACTGA
- a CDS encoding phosphomannomutase/phosphoglucomutase, whose product MFPKPEAHLKPNTYAYESRPMVKPTGFREYDARWLFEKEINLMGMQALGMGIGTLMHERGVRPDIVVGHDFRGYSASIKMAVINGLLAAGINVHDIGLALSPMAYFAQFALDVPAVAMITASHNDNGWTGVKMGINRPLTFGPDEMGRLKDIVLNAAFTLKQGGSYRYVENFPDIYIKDLTDRAKLKRPIKIVAACGNGTAGAFAPRILEMLGAEVIPLDAELDHTFPRYNPNPEDMKMLHALRDKVLETGAEVGLGFDGDGDRCGVVDNEGEEIFADKVGVMLARDISAIYPNSKFVVDVKSTGLFNTDPVLKANGAVTDYFKTGHSYIKRRVTELNAIVGFEKSGHYFFNAPIGRGYDDGLVSAIAILDMLDRNPGKTMADLRRDLPKTWGSPTMSPHCDDEIKYGIVDKVIARFQDMKAKGEKIAGHAITDLITVNGIRVVTEDGTWGLVRASSNKPELVVVIESPASEARLHEMFKAVDAVLRENPEVGAYNQTI is encoded by the coding sequence ATGTTTCCCAAGCCCGAAGCTCATTTGAAGCCCAACACTTACGCGTATGAATCCCGGCCGATGGTCAAGCCGACCGGCTTCCGCGAGTATGATGCGCGCTGGCTTTTTGAAAAGGAAATCAACCTGATGGGCATGCAGGCCCTCGGGATGGGCATCGGCACCCTGATGCACGAGCGCGGCGTCCGCCCGGACATCGTCGTCGGTCACGACTTCCGCGGCTACTCCGCCTCCATCAAGATGGCCGTCATCAACGGCCTGCTGGCCGCCGGCATCAATGTTCACGACATCGGCCTCGCCCTGTCGCCGATGGCCTATTTCGCCCAGTTCGCGCTCGACGTGCCGGCAGTGGCCATGATCACCGCGTCGCACAACGACAACGGCTGGACCGGCGTGAAGATGGGCATCAACCGCCCGCTGACCTTCGGTCCCGACGAGATGGGCCGCCTCAAGGACATCGTGCTGAACGCGGCCTTCACCCTCAAGCAGGGCGGCAGCTACCGCTATGTCGAGAACTTCCCGGACATCTACATCAAGGACCTGACGGACCGCGCGAAGCTGAAGCGCCCGATCAAGATCGTGGCGGCCTGCGGCAACGGCACGGCCGGTGCCTTTGCGCCGCGCATCCTGGAGATGCTGGGGGCCGAGGTCATCCCGCTCGATGCGGAACTGGACCACACCTTCCCGCGCTACAACCCGAACCCGGAGGACATGAAAATGCTTCATGCCCTGCGCGACAAGGTGCTGGAAACCGGTGCCGAGGTCGGTCTGGGCTTCGACGGCGATGGCGACCGCTGCGGCGTCGTCGACAACGAGGGCGAGGAGATCTTCGCCGACAAGGTCGGCGTCATGCTGGCCCGCGACATCTCGGCGATCTACCCGAACTCGAAGTTCGTCGTCGACGTGAAGTCGACCGGCCTGTTCAACACCGATCCGGTGCTGAAGGCCAATGGCGCCGTCACCGACTACTTCAAGACCGGCCACTCCTACATCAAGCGCCGCGTCACCGAGCTGAACGCCATCGTCGGCTTCGAGAAGTCGGGTCACTACTTCTTCAACGCCCCGATCGGCCGCGGCTATGACGACGGTCTGGTCTCGGCCATCGCCATCCTCGACATGCTCGACCGCAACCCCGGCAAGACCATGGCCGACCTGCGCCGCGACCTGCCGAAGACCTGGGGCTCGCCGACCATGTCGCCGCATTGCGACGACGAGATCAAGTACGGCATCGTCGACAAGGTGATTGCCCGCTTCCAGGACATGAAGGCCAAGGGCGAGAAGATCGCCGGCCACGCCATCACCGATCTCATCACCGTCAACGGCATCCGCGTCGTCACCGAGGACGGGACCTGGGGTCTGGTGCGTGCCTCCTCCAACAAGCCGGAGCTGGTCGTCGTGATCGAGAGCCCGGCGTCCGAGGCGCGCCTGCACGAGATGTTCAAGGCCGTGGATGCCGTGCTCCGGGAGAACCCCGAAGTCGGCGCCTACAACCAGACGATCTGA